Within the Mus caroli unplaced genomic scaffold, CAROLI_EIJ_v1.1 scaffold_8385_1, whole genome shotgun sequence genome, the region tatagagtgagttcaagattTATCTGAAAGttcatgtaaaaagaaaagaagaaaagaaccataTTTAGTTTGATAGCAGTACACTGCCTTAGATTGAGTTCAATCCAAGTaccattaaaatatttgaatggaTAAATTAATGATTGTGTTACTTTTTAGTTGTTCACACTGAAAACtatgaaacaaaattaatcatCTTTTGGTTATTGGACTATAAACACTTCACTAACAACATGTGATAAAGGAATCATGAGGAGTTGGAGAAACTCTGTACTGTGGTAAAAATTTCAGCCTCAGACACTAAACTAGTCTATTTGTCTATGAAGTTTCCTCTGTGTTACCTTTTGAAAGGCTTCTTTCACTTCTTTGTTCCTCAAAGTGTAGATAACAGGATTCAGAGCAGGGGTGACCACAGTGTACATGAGAGCAGTAACCTTGTCCGTGTCTGGGGTGTGTGAACTCTTGGGTTGGAGATAAGTGAACAAGGCAGTGCcatagaaaagagaaacaacCAGGATATGAGAGGAGCAGGTGGAGAAAGCTTTGTGTCTGCCTGCTGCTGAGGGCATTTTCAAGATGGTCAGAATAATGCGGACATAAGAGCACAGAATGAAGAGACAGGGACTCATaatgaagataaaagaaataataaatatcacaATTTCATTCTGGGAAGTATCCACACAAGCTAATTTTACCACAGGCATGATATCACAGAAAAAGTGTTGAATTGTTCCTGTTCCACAAAAGGGCAGAGTGAAGATCCAGGTGGTCTGGGCTGATTCTACCAGGATCCCAGTCATCCAAGATGCACCAGCCAACTTCAAACAGACAGAAGGGTCCATCCGCAGAGTGTAATGTAGTGGGTAACAAATAGCCACAAAGCGATCATAAGCCATAGTTGCCAGAAGGCAACACTCTGTCAGCCCCAAGATGGTGAATACATACATCTGAGCTGCACAGCCTGCCACACTTATGGTCTTGAGCTGTACCAGCAGGTGCACCAGCATCTGAGGCACCACACTGCTGATATAGCACATCTCTAGGAAGGAGAGGTTGgccaggaagaagtacatgggtgtgtgtagagaaggtgtggtccagatcaCACAGATGATGGTGAGGTTTCCTCCCACTGTAAACAAGTAGAGAGCCAAGAACACAACAAAGAGGACAAGCTGCAGCTCTGCTAGAGAAGAAAAGGCCACCAATGTGAATTCAGTGCAGAGGGACAGGCTTCCATTCTTCATGAGCTCAGAGTTAGACATCTGTGAAGACAACAGAGCAGGCAGATAGTCCCAAAGTACACATTCAGCAGCCACAAGTGTTACTCTCCACAAAGGAACTCCCCCACTATCTCTATGCTAACAAGAGAACCTACACCTCATGGCTCCTGTGAGAAGAACAACCCATTCAAATCGATGCACATTTTTGTTGTggattttgttctatttttcagAAACGTGAATAAAATGGCATCTAAATTAAGAATTCAACTTCACCTAgtaacacacacaacacacaacgcTCTTTTACAGTTGACATATAAAAGTGTTTCAATTACAAAACAGGAAATTAAATAAGAAAGTGTCATGTTCtcaccttctgacctctgctATCACCTCAATATTCCATTTAAGTATCCAATAGAAACAAAGTGTATTCCAGCCACTTATTTAGCAAACTAATTCTGGCTTAAATACACTATGTTAATAGTTAAACAGGTAAGACTCACAGACATAAAAAACCATATATCCTTTTCAACCCTAATGATCTTTTTCAGGATATTGTGGCTGGGATGACTACCTAGGAAGAAAAGCTCCTTCTTGTTGTTGGTATTGTAAGTGTTCTACAATGCTAAATGACAACACAAggcagcatttttattttcatgaaaatccATAGGGATTATATCCCAATATTGTGTAGTTATTCTCAGGAGGAATGTGttcaaaaacaaccacaaaaccatgTTTCTTATGCAATTtggcttctgttttcttattatatgtaaaaaaaataatatattgttaTCATTTGTGTCATTAAAGATACATACAGTAAACTAAACGTTTCTAACTGATGCCATGATCTACTAGAAACTCTCAGGACTGTGCCATAGCAATCTTTATGAAGCTGTATTACAAAGTTAACACTCAGATCTCTGAAATACAAACAAGTGTAGTTTAGAACACAGATGGACTCTAAACAA harbors:
- the LOC110288327 gene encoding olfactory receptor 10C1-like, translated to MSNSELMKNGSLSLCTEFTLVAFSSLAELQLVLFVVFLALYLFTVGGNLTIICVIWTTPSLHTPMYFFLANLSFLEMCYISSVVPQMLVHLLVQLKTISVAGCAAQMYVFTILGLTECCLLATMAYDRFVAICYPLHYTLRMDPSVCLKLAGASWMTGILVESAQTTWIFTLPFCGTGTIQHFFCDIMPVVKLACVDTSQNEIVIFIISFIFIMSPCLFILCSYVRIILTILKMPSAAGRHKAFSTCSSHILVVSLFYGTALFTYLQPKSSHTPDTDKVTALMYTVVTPALNPVIYTLRNKEVKEAFQKVTQRKLHRQID